The following is a genomic window from Haliaeetus albicilla chromosome 13, bHalAlb1.1, whole genome shotgun sequence.
ACCCAGGCGTGGGCACAGCCGGTGAACTCTGCGTAGGAAACTCATGACTGCAGAGGTGCCCGAAGAAGTAGAAGTGATCCCAAAAGCTGAATTTGATGCTAATCTGTGTATGTTTGCCGGGATATTATCATTCCTCAAGATGCTGCCGCTGCAGAAGTGAAGCCAAAATGCTCAATTCCTTTCTTCCAGCAATCAGTTCAACTTAATCTTAAATTGCTATTCAGAAGCACTAAAGCTGAAAGCTTATCTTTTATAAATGAAATCTGAGATTTTCTCTTTATAATTCTTCATGTTCAAGTCAGGGAATAATGGCTTCAGGTTTAAGGGACCCAGTTATTTAGATAATGTAACGGAAATAAGTAATGTGGCTATTCTGCAGTCCCGGCATAGGGATTATTTCAGGTTTATCTTATGCACATTAATAAACTTTTGACTTCTATAAATCGATATGCCAGGCACAAAGTAATTTGAGCTTGCGCACATTTATCTAAACTGATGCAGAAGACAAGCAGGCTGAACTTCTGAGAAAAGAAGAAGGTGAGAAGATCAGAGCTCTTTCTCACTCGTGATACTCAAATTATAAAGGCATTCACCGTCTGAAAGATTGCAGAATAGCTGTGTTTtatgaaggaaaaggaattacATTCTTGATGTAATTGTTCAATTACGTTGTACCTCCCCACGTCTTTATTGTTATTAGCTAATAGTAATGAAATAATGAGTTTATGAACTTTGTCTGTAGCGATTACTAATTTGTAACCTGAGTTCAGTTGATGGAAGCTGATGGGAAGGAACTGTTTTTATTAGATTAATTTCCAGGGAGAGTTTTGGTTATTGGCTGATGTATGTGTCTGTGCATTTTCTTAAcaagataaaatatttcttaaacaaaacCTTTCTATTTTAATCTTGACAGGAGAAATAAGTGCCTTTGAAATGTGCAGTTATTGGCATTCTAGATGAGGACTAAAACACTCCCAAGTGAGAACTTGTCAAATAATAATCACAAACATCTTCTAAAAGGATTCAGGGTCagctttcaaataaattatttgcatgtGCATTTTGACATCATTCAAACAGgtcaaataaattattcatctttttttgccattaggctaaataatttattcatgTCTCCAGTATCCAGTAGCTAACCTTGGTACCTGTGAAACTTTCTCATTCCTGAGTCCGAGCTGAGCATGAGCTGGTAAATTAGGCGGGTAGATAACGCTTTAACTCAACTTAACTAAAGATTCTTGTCTTTAGTTGGGCTAAAACACGACTGCGATCACACAGCTTGGTTTAGATATGAGCCAGGGTTGGCTCTCAACAATCATTTCATGTTTTTACTCATTTGTAATATTTCTGTCCTTGTGTATCGTATTTTCTGATAAGCTAATGACTGTTGCTTTGAAATCTATTAAGTGTCTGAGTATCTAAAAGCGTATCACCTGCCCGAGGAGTTCAAGTTAAATCAGCAGAGTATGACTTGCTTTGcgaaggcaaaaaaaagagaggtgaAGGTTAAACGTTTCACCTAATTatcagagtgaaaaaaaaacttccaggtagcagagagagagaaaaaaaaaaaaggatatggAGGAAACAAAGAGCAGCTGGGATTTTCTTTGGGCTTTTTACACCCATGGTGAGGTTTACTCACCAGTTTGAAAACTGCTGGTCTGTGTTGCAGGTGTTATTTATCATGAAGGTCTTAGGTAAAGGGGATATTTTTTGAATGAAGTGCCTTGCTTTTTCAAGAGCTCGGCATAAGCAGGTTGTGGAGCTTTTATCAGCCTTGCAGCAAGAGTTTACAAGGTATTTTTTGAAGAGGAAGACAtgagcagaaagaagcagatGAAGACACCTGgcagtttttcttaaaataatttccagtttGCCACCAAGTTCTCTCCAAGCAGAGGAGAAGTTCTGGGGAGATTAGTTTGATTTGGTAAAGATTTAGGGCAGAGGTAATAAGATTTTATAGATCATGTCCATCCTGCATGGCATGGGAATTACGGGTGCATAGCATTTATTTGCTCAATAGCTTTACCGCTTAGTAAACCCACCCATCCGAAGTGAGTACGGATAAAGCACTTTTTGGTGTAGTACCGTCAGCTTATCAATATCGGCTATCAGCTCCTGTAGTTTTCGATTCCAACCAGGGTAAGTGGCTGTGGCTACAGATGGTGGCAGAGGACTTCCAAAGGCAGGATGGTGAACGTCCCTGGAGGAGGGATTAGAGCCCGGGTGGGGGTTAATCGCATTCAGCACCCAACGGGCTGTGATAAACCCTGTCCCTTGTGTTTTCAGAGGCTGCACAGCGGAGTTCTCCGAGATCTTGAGCGTCAACGtcagaaaaaggagaatattCGCCTGCTGGAAGAGCAGATTGCGTTGACAAAGCAGCTtatggaagaaagagagaaggcgCGAATGGAAGAAGGGTCCCAGCAGTCCTAGGCACAGACCTGAGTCACCAGGTTTGATGAAAGAAAGACATTTGGAGATCCTTGCTATCTAACTACTTGGAAGCGTTTCAGCAAGCCGAGGTAATCTGTGAAAGACTGTTTCTTTCGTATAGGTTATAATCCCGTCCCAACAGCTATAGGGCGGacacaaaacatttcttctgtcCTCGGTACTTTGACTGTCGAGGCTTGGCTGGCGTGGATGGACTTGTCAACGTGGGGAGGAATAGCTCCTTGTTATGCAAACGCCATCTAGGATGGCTAATAACGTTCACATGAGTGGGCTGCTGAGCCGCCACGATGACGAAGCCACCAGGACCTCCACCTCAGAGGGCCTGGAGGAGGGTGAGGTGGAAGGGGAGACCCTCCTCATCGTCGAGTCCGAGGACCAGGCTTCTGTGGATTTATCGCACGACCAGAGCGGGGACTCTCTGAACAGCGACGAAGGTGACGCGTCCTGGATGGAGGAGATGTCCTATTACTGCG
Proteins encoded in this region:
- the PET117 gene encoding protein PET117 homolog, mitochondrial — protein: MSKNSRAVLAVSALLSIATVVAVHVQQRRERERLHSGVLRDLERQRQKKENIRLLEEQIALTKQLMEEREKARMEEGSQQS